In Lachnospiraceae bacterium, one DNA window encodes the following:
- a CDS encoding uracil-DNA glycosylase, with translation MAAISNDWLAPLSGEFKKPYYKKLYETVKHEYETREIFPAPDDIFNAFAFTPLEKVKVVILGQDPYHNNGQAHGLSFSVKPDIDIPPSLVNIYQELHDDLGCYIPNNGYLKKWADQGVMLLNTVLTVRAHQANSHHDIGWEQFTDAAIRVLNEQDRPMVFILWGRPAQAKKAMLNNPKHMILEAPHPSPLSAYRGFFGSRPFSKTNDFLRKHGLEPVDWQIENIEKQAK, from the coding sequence ATGGCTGCGATATCTAATGACTGGCTGGCTCCCTTAAGCGGAGAGTTTAAAAAGCCATATTATAAAAAATTATATGAAACTGTAAAACATGAGTATGAAACAAGAGAGATTTTTCCGGCACCAGATGACATTTTCAATGCCTTTGCCTTTACACCACTGGAAAAGGTAAAAGTAGTGATCCTGGGTCAGGATCCCTATCACAACAATGGCCAGGCCCATGGCCTGAGTTTTTCCGTAAAGCCGGATATAGATATTCCGCCATCTTTGGTGAATATTTATCAGGAGCTGCATGATGATCTGGGTTGTTACATACCAAATAACGGTTATCTGAAGAAATGGGCAGACCAGGGCGTTATGCTTTTAAACACAGTTCTGACTGTGCGGGCCCATCAGGCAAATTCCCACCATGATATTGGCTGGGAGCAGTTTACAGATGCTGCCATCCGTGTGTTAAATGAACAGGACCGTCCCATGGTCTTTATCCTGTGGGGCAGACCGGCCCAGGCAAAGAAGGCTATGTTAAACAATCCAAAGCATATGATCTTAGAGGCGCCCCATCCAAGCCCATTATCTGCATACAGAGGATTTTTCGGCAGCCGTCCTTTCAGCAAGACCAATGATTTCCTCAGGAAACATGGTTTAGAGCCTGTTGACTGGCAGATCGAAAACATAGAAAAGCAGGCGAAATAA
- a CDS encoding undecaprenyl-diphosphate phosphatase: MSIVEILKVIVLGIVEGFTEWMPISSTGHMILVDEIIRLNQPDAFKDMFLVVIQLGAILAVAVMYFHKLNPFSPAKSSRQKQATWALWIKIVIACVPAAVFGLLLDDWMEAHLYNAYVVAATLIIYGVLFIVLENSSITANPSITKVGHISAKTALFIGLFQLLSLIPGTSRSGSTILGAMVLGCSRGAAAEFSFFLGIPVMFGASFLKLVKFFIKGNALTGPQIFYTILGMLVAFGVSVYSIQFLMGYVRRHDFKFFGYYRIILGIVVLAYFGITALAS; encoded by the coding sequence ATGAGTATAGTAGAGATTTTAAAGGTGATCGTTCTGGGAATTGTAGAAGGTTTCACAGAATGGATGCCCATCAGCAGCACCGGCCACATGATCCTGGTAGATGAGATCATCCGGTTAAACCAGCCGGATGCGTTTAAAGACATGTTCCTGGTGGTGATCCAGTTAGGCGCTATCCTAGCGGTTGCAGTAATGTATTTTCACAAATTAAACCCATTCAGCCCAGCAAAGTCTTCCAGACAGAAACAGGCTACATGGGCATTGTGGATCAAGATCGTGATCGCATGTGTCCCGGCAGCTGTATTCGGACTTCTTTTAGATGACTGGATGGAAGCACATTTATACAACGCCTATGTGGTAGCTGCCACACTGATCATTTACGGTGTACTGTTTATTGTTCTGGAAAACAGTTCTATTACAGCCAATCCGTCTATTACCAAAGTAGGTCATATTTCTGCAAAAACAGCCCTTTTTATCGGTCTGTTCCAGCTTCTGTCCCTGATACCGGGTACGTCCCGTTCCGGATCTACGATTTTAGGAGCCATGGTACTTGGCTGTTCCAGAGGTGCGGCAGCTGAATTTTCCTTCTTTTTAGGGATCCCGGTCATGTTCGGGGCCAGCTTTTTAAAGCTTGTAAAGTTTTTCATAAAAGGCAATGCCCTGACCGGGCCGCAGATTTTTTACACCATTCTGGGAATGCTTGTTGCATTTGGCGTATCTGTATACTCTATCCAGTTCTTAATGGGGTATGTGCGCAGGCATGATTTTAAATTCTTTGGTTATTATCGTATTATTTTAGGTATTGTGGTGCTGGCATACTTCGGGATCACAGCACTGGCATCATAA
- a CDS encoding 3-deoxy-7-phosphoheptulonate synthase: protein MSFTLVNELPSPAEILEQFPLPEKLAALKAERDEEIKKVITGESNKFLVIIGPCSADNEDAVCDYTNRLAKVQEKTKDRLLIVPRVYTNKPRTTGEGYMGMLHQPDPEKKPDMLQGIISIRHMHMKVFRETGMSTADEMLYPDNLQYLSDIMSYIAVGARSVENQYHRLVASGCDVPVGMKNPTSGDLSVMLNSVVAAQLPHDFIFRGDEVSCPGNPLAHTILRGAVNKHGQCIPNYHYEDLHLLFELYSKRNLKNPACIVDTNHSNSNKKYAEQVRIAKEVLHSRRHSDDIRHLVKGLMIESYIEPGNHKIGEHCYGQSITDPCLGWDESEKLLYDIAEMAD from the coding sequence ATGAGTTTCACACTTGTAAATGAACTTCCAAGCCCCGCAGAGATCTTAGAGCAGTTTCCTCTGCCTGAAAAGCTGGCAGCTTTAAAAGCTGAAAGAGATGAAGAGATCAAAAAAGTAATTACCGGAGAAAGCAATAAATTCCTTGTTATCATCGGACCTTGCTCCGCTGATAATGAAGATGCTGTCTGCGACTATACAAACCGTCTTGCAAAGGTTCAGGAGAAGACCAAAGACAGACTTCTCATTGTTCCAAGAGTTTACACCAATAAGCCAAGAACCACAGGCGAAGGCTATATGGGCATGCTCCACCAGCCTGATCCTGAGAAAAAGCCGGATATGCTCCAGGGGATTATTTCCATCCGTCATATGCACATGAAGGTATTCCGCGAGACCGGAATGTCCACTGCTGACGAAATGCTGTATCCGGATAACCTTCAGTATCTGTCCGATATTATGTCCTATATCGCAGTTGGCGCCCGTTCTGTTGAAAACCAGTATCACCGTCTGGTAGCCAGCGGCTGTGACGTACCGGTGGGCATGAAAAATCCTACCAGCGGCGATCTCAGCGTTATGTTAAACTCTGTTGTAGCAGCCCAGCTGCCTCATGATTTTATCTTCCGCGGTGACGAAGTTTCCTGCCCCGGAAACCCATTGGCACATACCATTCTGCGCGGTGCTGTAAACAAGCATGGCCAGTGCATCCCTAACTACCATTATGAGGACCTGCACCTGCTCTTTGAGCTTTACTCCAAGAGAAACTTAAAGAACCCGGCCTGCATCGTAGATACCAACCATTCCAACTCCAACAAAAAGTATGCAGAACAGGTACGTATCGCAAAAGAAGTTCTCCACAGCCGCCGTCATTCTGATGATATCCGTCATCTGGTAAAGGGTCTGATGATCGAAAGCTACATCGAGCCAGGAAACCACAAGATCGGCGAACACTGCTACGGACAGTCCATTACCGACCCATGTCTGGGCTGGGATGAGTCTGAAAAGCTGCTGTATGATATTGCTGAAATGGCAGATTAA